In Zingiber officinale cultivar Zhangliang chromosome 6A, Zo_v1.1, whole genome shotgun sequence, a single genomic region encodes these proteins:
- the LOC121997513 gene encoding uncharacterized protein LOC121997513 isoform X3, translated as MPMPSRKESVNEEIPTASSLGDALLYTTMCIVGLPVEVQVKDGSLYCGILHTACFEKDHGVVLKKATKVGKGKCLTNLALGDCVDTLIVLSSDLVQVVVKGFILPAEGVVDRVSGKSAESVNHVESHSCSREIESEEKGSTFHNSDASRQDTGCQADGDKEENPIFEVAHGAPSSPIPNSNGRNSDLSSLPVRLATQESEASKASISSDTRTSVCSSDTTTTNSCANGLVPSNTTIPKKIKAGSIITKESKLNPGAKDFTPSTANFRQALAPVPRLISPSQMSNSLSMVPAVGAQLGNEMNSLASRLTVPSKVVPYNNLIVAQPGNGTNYSRPVTIYIHYSFSWSIPYWCYMTIL; from the exons ATGCCAATGCCTTCGAGGAAAGAAAGCGTAAACGAGGAGATTCCCACAGCCTCCTCTCTTGGCGACGCCTTGCTGTACACCACGATGTGCATCGTCGGCCTCCCCGTCGAAGTCCAGGTCAAGGACGGATCCCTCTACTGCGGCATCTTGCACACTGCCTGCTTCGAAAAGGACCACG GTGTTGTGTTGAAGAAAGCGACGAAAGTAGGGAAAGGGAAATGTCTCACTAACTTAGCATTAGGAGATTGTGTGGATACTCTCATCGTGCTTTCGTCTGATCTTGTTCAAGTAGTCGTAAAG GGTTTTATACTTCCAGCTGAAGGCGTTGTTGACCGTGTCTCTGGCAAAAGTGCAGAGTCAGTGAATCATGTTGAGTCCCATTCATGTAGTAGGGAAATAGAAAGTGAAGAAAAGGGATCGACATTTCACAACTCTGACGCTTCAAG ACAGGACACAGGGTGCCAAGCTGATGGAGACAAAGAGGAGAATCCAATTTTCGAG GTGGCCCATGGAGCTCCTTCAAGTCCTATCC CAAACAGCAATGGAAGAAATAGCGACCTTTCTTCTCTACCTGTCCGGTTAGCTACTCAAGAAAGCGAAGCTTCCAAAGCATCGATCTCATCAGATACTAGAACTTCAGTTTGTTCATCAGATACTACAACCACCAATTCATGTGCTAATGGATTAGTACCATCTAATACAACAATCCCTAAGAAAATTAAAGCTGGAAGTATTATTACTAAG GAATCAAAGCTCAATCCAGGTGCAAAGGATTTCACACCGTCAACAGCAAATTTTAGACAAGCACTAGCACCCGTGCCCAGACTAATAAGCCCGAGTCAAATGTCGAATAGCCTTTCTATGGTGCCTGCTGTAGGTGCACAATTAGGAAATGAGATGAACTCTCTAGCAAGCCGTCTCACAGTACCAAGTAAAGTGGTTCCGTACAATAACCTAATTGTTGCACAACCTGGAAACGGAACTAATTACTCTCGCCCT GTTACAATTTATATTCATTATAGTTTTTCCTGGTCCATACCTTATTGGTGCTACATGACAATTCTATAA
- the LOC121997513 gene encoding uncharacterized protein LOC121997513 isoform X2 — protein MPMPSRKESVNEEIPTASSLGDALLYTTMCIVGLPVEVQVKDGSLYCGILHTACFEKDHGVVLKKATKVGKGKCLTNLALGDCVDTLIVLSSDLVQVVVKGFILPAEGVVDRVSGKSAESVNHVESHSCSREIESEEKGSTFHNSDASRQDTGCQADGDKEENPIFEVAHGAPSSPIPNSNGRNSDLSSLPVRLATQESEASKASISSDTRTSVCSSDTTTTNSCANGLVPSNTTIPKKIKAGSIITKESKLNPGAKDFTPSTANFRQALAPVPRLISPSQMSNSLSMVPAVGAQLGNEMNSLASRLTVPSKVVPYNNLIVAQPGNGTNYSRPIMGNSSIRQLPVRVNSQYHPLQSGHVYLNPHSQMVPAGPLNMPVYLHPFPQEHNSCHKGSLSFSFIKRI, from the exons ATGCCAATGCCTTCGAGGAAAGAAAGCGTAAACGAGGAGATTCCCACAGCCTCCTCTCTTGGCGACGCCTTGCTGTACACCACGATGTGCATCGTCGGCCTCCCCGTCGAAGTCCAGGTCAAGGACGGATCCCTCTACTGCGGCATCTTGCACACTGCCTGCTTCGAAAAGGACCACG GTGTTGTGTTGAAGAAAGCGACGAAAGTAGGGAAAGGGAAATGTCTCACTAACTTAGCATTAGGAGATTGTGTGGATACTCTCATCGTGCTTTCGTCTGATCTTGTTCAAGTAGTCGTAAAG GGTTTTATACTTCCAGCTGAAGGCGTTGTTGACCGTGTCTCTGGCAAAAGTGCAGAGTCAGTGAATCATGTTGAGTCCCATTCATGTAGTAGGGAAATAGAAAGTGAAGAAAAGGGATCGACATTTCACAACTCTGACGCTTCAAG ACAGGACACAGGGTGCCAAGCTGATGGAGACAAAGAGGAGAATCCAATTTTCGAG GTGGCCCATGGAGCTCCTTCAAGTCCTATCC CAAACAGCAATGGAAGAAATAGCGACCTTTCTTCTCTACCTGTCCGGTTAGCTACTCAAGAAAGCGAAGCTTCCAAAGCATCGATCTCATCAGATACTAGAACTTCAGTTTGTTCATCAGATACTACAACCACCAATTCATGTGCTAATGGATTAGTACCATCTAATACAACAATCCCTAAGAAAATTAAAGCTGGAAGTATTATTACTAAG GAATCAAAGCTCAATCCAGGTGCAAAGGATTTCACACCGTCAACAGCAAATTTTAGACAAGCACTAGCACCCGTGCCCAGACTAATAAGCCCGAGTCAAATGTCGAATAGCCTTTCTATGGTGCCTGCTGTAGGTGCACAATTAGGAAATGAGATGAACTCTCTAGCAAGCCGTCTCACAGTACCAAGTAAAGTGGTTCCGTACAATAACCTAATTGTTGCACAACCTGGAAACGGAACTAATTACTCTCGCCCT ATTATGGGGAACAGTAGCATTCGCCAACTTCCAGTCCGTGTCAACAGTCAATATCACCCTCTTCAATCAGGACATGTATACTTGAATCCACATTCCCAAATG GTACCCGCCGGGCCACTAAATATGCCTGTGTATCTGCATCCTTTTCCCCAG